The genomic window CGAACGCCGAGGGGTTCGACCCGGCGGGCCAGCCCCCCTCGGCATACCCCGGCGCCGGCGGCCAGGCCCCGGCCGGCTATCCCGGCTCCGGGGGGCAGCGCCCGCCCGGATACCCCGGCGCCGGCGGCCAGGCCCCGGCCGGCTATCCCGGCTCGGGCGGCCCCCAGCCCGGCGGAGCCGGGAACGCCGGCGGGGCCCCGGCGATGATGGAGATCAAGGTGGATCCGTCCAAGCTCCCCAAGGCGGAGGACCTCAAGGCGCTGATGTTCCCGGGGACCTGCGCCGTCTCCGTGGACGACAAGTCGATCCGGATCGTCATCCGGGAGTCGTTCCCGAATCCCGTGACGCTGATGACCTTCGGCGGCGGGGTGGGCGGCTGGTATTACACCGTCTCGCAGGCCGCGCAGAGGGCCCAGCAGGCGGCCGGGGGTGCGGACGGCGCCGGGGCGGCCCCGGCACCGGGCGGCCCGCCGCAGGCCGGGCCGGGCTCCCCCGGCGGGCCGGCGAGCCCCAGGGGGCGGCCGGGCGGCCCGGCCGGCGCGAGGGGGCCGGGAGGCCGCGGAATGACTCGCCCGAACGATTGACCCGCCGGATGGCGTCGCGGCCCCGGCGGCGAGGCAGCCGCCTCGCCCCGGAGGCCGCCGCGAACCACGCCCCGGCCGGCGATCGTCCCGTGGCGCCCGCGCCGGGCCGGCGGGGCGTGCGCCCGATCGTACGCGAACCCTAGCCCAGGAGAGCACATGATGGAGATCGTCCATGAAGTGACCGCCCGCCTCGAGAACAAGCCCGGGCGCCTGGCAAAGATCTGCTCCGCGCTGGCCCAGGAGAAGGTCGATATCCGGGCCATCGCCGTCATGGAGAGCGACGGCCCGAGCGTCCTCCGATTCGTGACCTCGGACCTGGAGGAGACCCGCAAGACCCTCACGTCCCTGGGCGTGGAGCACTCGATCGTCGAGGTCCTCGCCGTCCAGATCGAGGGCCGCCCCGGCGCCCTCTCGAAGGTGCTCGAACGGCTGGCGGAGGAGCATATCAACATCGATTACGCGTACGCCTCCTCGGCCGGGGGCGGGAACAAGGCCCTGGGCATCTTCCACACGAACAACACCAAGCGGGCGCTCCAGGTCCTCGCCGAGGCCGCGCCCTCCGCCGACAAGTCCGCCGGCCGCAGGCCCCTGCACTCGCGCTAGCGAGGGCCGCGCCCCCGGCACCCTCGCCTGCCGGGTCGGGCGAGGCCCACTCCCCCCGAGCGAGCCCCGCCGTGGCCAAGAAGAAGAAGGTCCGCGTCGCCCTCAAGAAGAATCGCCAGAAGAGGACGCGCGCCAACGACCTGACGCGCACCTACGAGGGCGGCCCGGCCGGCCCCGGCCCGGAGGCGGCCCCCGGGCCGGACGAGGCGGCCACCCAGGAGCGGGTCCGCGCCAAGGGTGACCTGTCGCGATACCGGACGATCCTCACCGAGGAGGCGGACGATCCGGGGCGGGCGAAGGCCGGGGGGGCCGCCGAGGGCGCCGCGTCCCTCCGCGCCGTCGATGAGTCCACGAGCCTCCGGGGCCGGGTCGTCCGCGTCCACGGCCTGGTCTCGATCGTCGAGGCCGACGGCGGCGGCACGTTCCCGTGCCACGTCCGTCGGCTGCTCAAGAGCCTGGCCATCGACGGGCGGAACGTGGTCGCGGTCGGCGACCGGGTCTGGTTCCGCCCCGCCGGGCGACCCGGCGAGGACGGCCTGATCGAGAAGGTCGAGCCCCGGGGCGGCGTGATCAACCGCGGCTACCGCAACCGACGGCACGTCATCGCGGCCAACGTGGACACCGTCCTGATCGTCGCGTCCATGGCCGAGCCGCCGCTGAAGCTCGGCCTCGTGGACCGCTACCTGGTCGCCGCCGAGACCGGCGGGGTGCGGCCGGTGATCGTGCTCAACAAGGCCGACCTGGTGGACCTCGCCCCGTTCCAGTGGATCGTCGGGCTCTACACGCAGCTCGGCTACGAGACCATCCTCACCTCCGCCCTCGGCCGCGGCATCGACCGGCTCCGGGAGCTGATGGCCAGCGGCGTGACCGCCGTCTCGGGGCAGAGCGGGGTGGGCAAGAGTTCGCTGCTGAACGCCATCCAGCCCGGCCTCAACCTCAAGGTCCGCGAGGTCTCGGATTGGACCTCCAAGGGCAAGCACACCACGACCGCCGCGGAGCTCATCCGCCTGGAGGCCGGCGGCTACGTCATGGACACCCCGGGCCTCCGCCAGTTCGAGCTCTGGGGCGCCCCCCCGGCCGAGCTCGAGGGCCACTTCGTCGAGTTCCGCCCCTACATCCCCCTCTGCCGGTTCCCCGACTGCACCCACACCCACGAGGGCCGCTGCGCCGTCAAGGACGCCGTCCACTGGGGCCAGATCCACCTCGGCCGCTACGAGAGCTACCGGCGCCTCTTCGAGCAGAGGCCGCTCGACGTCGAGTGAGGTCCACACCCTCTGGGGCGTCCAATAATCCTCCTGGCCGGGCGAACAGGCATGCGAGCGGGCGGTGTCGCGATGCGCCGGCGGCGGCGTGCGGCACGCCGCGCCCGCGGAATGGGAGCAGGGGCCGGCCTTTTTCGCGGCGCGATCGACGTCCGAATCGCGTCTAGAAGGTTGCGGGAAGAAGACGGCGGACCCGGCCCGAAGCGAAGTCCGAGGAGAGAAGCTTGCATTCCCTAAGGAATTCGTTATGACTGGAGAGGATGCGAGATCATCTCTCTCGATCATGCCCCCCGGGCCGGTTCGCCGGGGGGTCGGGCGGGGCTGACTCACTGAGTCGTCGTGCATGCCCTCGGCCGACATCCGGGGGAAGGGTCTGCCGATCGTGACGGAGGACGCGGGTGCCCCAGGGCCCGCGTGAGGGGCCGGTGCGCGCGGTCGCGCCTCGATTAGGTCGTTTCCGGGTGATCATGGCCGAGGCGGGTGCGCGCCCGGCCAATCCTCAGGGTGGAGTGCCATGGGTATGTACCGTCGAGTTGCGGAGGATGCGGTCACGGACGACGTCCTCGCCCCCGAGAGGTCGCGTGTCCGTTCGGGGAAGGTCCGTTTCTCGATCCTGAGCCGGGAGCTCTCCGCCCTGATCGTCCTCGCCGCGGTCCTTGGTGCCGGGGTCATCTGGGGCGGCCAGGGCGGGCAGAAAGACGTCGAGGCATCGCGGGGCTTCCCGGCCCATGAAACGCTGCTGGAGTCCATGATCTTCACCTCCGACGGCCAGTCGCTGGCGTCGTGCGGCTGGGACAAGCAGGTCAAGATCTGGGACCTGCGGAGCAAGCAGCCCCCGTGGCGCCGGGAGCTCTTCGCCATCAAGCAGGACTGGCACGTCTTCGACGTGACCATGACGCCCGACGATTCGCTGCTTGCCAGCGGCGGGGCGGGCGGGCTGAGCGTCTGGGAGGCGGACGGCGAGGGCGGCTGGACGCAGGTCGGCGAGGAGCGGGGCGTGTCGAGGCGTTGCGTCGCGGCCTCCCCGGACGGCCGCACCCTGGCCAGCGGCGGCGGCGACGGCTCGGTCCGCCTCTGGGACGTCGAGACTCGCAAGGAAGTCCCCCTCGCGTCGAAGATCCCGGATGAGCCCCGGGCCATCGCCTTCTCGAGCGACAACCGGATGCTGGCCGTCGCCACCTTCGGCGGCGCCTTCCGGATGTGGGACCTCAAGGCGGAGGGCGGGCCCCGCCCCGTTCCCCTGGACCTCGACTCCGTCCAGTCCTTCGCCTTCCCGCCCGGCGGGCGGCTCGTCGCACTGGCCCGATCCGGGGACAAGGCGAGGGGCATCGTCGTCTTCGACTACGTCAGCGGGTCGGAGGTCCTCCGCCTCTCGGACAACTCGACCGGGACCTCGGCCATGGCCGTCTCCGCCGACGGCAAGACCCTGGCCGCGGCCGACAGGGAACGGACGGTCCGACTCTGGGACCTCGCCACCGGCCTGCTCAAGCAGACCTTCCGCAACGAGGGGGGCTGGATCCAGACCGTCTGCTTCAGCCGCGACGGCCGCCAGCTCGCGTTCGGCGGCAAGAGCGGATACCTCTACCTCCGGACGGTCGACGCCGAGGGCCGATTCGTGGAGACCACCCCTCCCTCGCAACCGGCCCGCGACGGCATGAGCTGAACCGGCCTTCGCGCGACCGTTCACCTCCCCCAAGTCACTCGGCCTCCCCCGCACGCCTCGGCGACGCGGGGGAGGCCGTTTTCGTGAGTACGCCGGTCTAACGGCGGCGACGACCGGACCCGAGGGGACGGGCGGAACCAGGCCTCAGGAGCCCTTGAGCGTGATCTTGCGAGGCCGGGCCTCGGCCTTCCGCGGGAGGGTCAGTCGGAGGACGCCGCCGGAGAGGGTCGCGTCCACCTTCTCGGAATCCACCGCTTCGGGCAGGCGCAGCGTCCGCTCGAAACGTCCGAACGCGCGGCCGTTGAACAGGTACTTGCGGCCCTCGGGCTCGGCCCGGCCGGCCTTGATCGTCAGCACGTCGCCGTGGACCGTGAGCTCCACGTCCTTCTCCTCGACGCCGGGGGTGTCCACCTCGATGTACAGGTCTTCCTCATCGGCCCACAAGGACATCGGCAGGGGAGCCCCACCGCGGCCTTGCGCGACTGCCGCATCCCCTTCGTCCCCCAGCAACCGATCGAAGAACACGTCCAGCCTGTTGAAGGGCGTCCCGAGAAACGGCGTGAGCGGCATACGATTGCGACTAACAGGCAACATCTTTCCTTCTCCTTACCGCGAGTTGCTACCTGCGAGCGTCCCATGTCAACAAGATTCGGGCCGAGAGGATCGGCTTTCATCGCCCCTCGTCCACGAAATCCCAGAGAGGAGCAAGCCGCATGCCATTATGGCCTTTCCAATAGCAAGTCACTATACTCCATAACATTAGGCAAATTGAATTCGGATATCCACTCGCAAGACTCCTGAGGCGACCCAGCACCGACTGCCATAACAACTTGTCACACCGCGCAAATAATGTCATTTTGGCACCCCAGAAATTCGTCTGCCGAATGAACAGTTTCAGAGAAGGCAAGGATTCCGAGGCTGGGGCGGTACGCATGAAGATTCTGGCGATCAGCGACTTGCATGGCGAGCTCTCCCAGGCCCGCGAGGCGCTGGGTGCGGTCAGGCCCGACGTGGTCCTCTCGTGCGGAGATTGGGGAGATCCGGGCGAGATCGATGAGGCGGATTTCGGGCCGTTCCTGGATCGAGGGCCCTTGCTGACGACGTTCGGGAATCATGACCCGCGCGACCTGCTGGCGGCCTTGAGGAACCGAGACGGCTCGCCGGTCCTGATCGGCCAGGGCGAGATCCGCGAAATCGGGGGCCTGAGGGTCGCGGCCATCGGCGGCATCTGGGCCAAATCGCACAGCAAGCCCTACTACGTCACGGATGAGGACGTGGCCGGGTGGTCGAAGGAGGTGGCGGCACGGGGCCCGATCGACGTGCTCCTCACGCACGGCTGCCCGATCGGCATGGCGGACCGCACGCCTTCCGGGCGGCGCGGCGGGCAGCGTTGCTTCGCGGAAGCCTTCCGCACGATCGCCCCGCGGCTCCATCTCTGCGGCCATTTGCATGTGGCCCAGGGGCACACGACGCGTGATGGCAGGATGGTCATCAACGTGGGCGCGACGCCGGAAGGCTCGATCGCGATCCTCGATTTCGACCCCGCGACGGGAGCGCTGGCCGGCCGCCTCGCCAGGGTCGGCGAGGAGGCCGGGCCGGGTTAGCGCCGCGTGGCCGCCCGGGGGGCTCGCGTCGGCTCAGCCGTGGCCGTAGCCGCGGTCGAAGGCATCCAGGTCGCGCATGTACGCCTGGAAGGTCGTGCGGAAGGTGTCCGAGTCGACGGCCCATTTCGGCTGGTCCTCGGTATGCCGGTGGCAGTGTTCCTCGATGAGCCGGTGGAGGAACTTGAACAGGTGCCGGGGCGTCCGCAAGTTGCCCAGGGCGTCCTTCAATGAGTCGTCGGAGACCGATTCCTCGACCATCTCCCGGAGTCGCGGGCCCGACGAGGCGTCGTCCGGGTCGATACCCGGGGCGTGGCCGCCGGCCTCGCCGTTGGCCGACGGGGCGACCGCGCAGGCCTTGAGCCGGTCGCTGGCCAGGTCGTAGAGCGAGGGGCCGGTCCAGCGGAGCGGCTTGATCATGTTCAGCTTGTCCGGGCGGGCCCGGTCGTAGAACTCCTTATCCTCTTTCTCCAGGTAGTAGGCCAGCTCGATCGGCAGCAGCAGCTTCACGCCGATGCCCGGATGGCGGAGGAACTTGTTGTCGAGCAGGGGCCAGATCAGCGCCCGCATCTTGCGCGGGTCGCCCTCGATCTGCTGGGGCTCGTCCACCCGGTCGATCAGGACGATGATGCCGGCGTAGCCGAGGGTGCTCAGCACGCCCTGGAACTTGCGGAGCAGCTCGTACCGCTCCTCGGCCCGGCGGGCCGCCGTGGGCAGCGGCTGGCCGCCGAGCTCGCCCGGCTTGAACCAGAGCAGCTCCCAGCGCAGGGCCGAGCCGTCCCGGTTGAGGACCTTCAGGCCCTTGCGGATGTCCCGCGCGTACCAGTCGGCCCGGAGGAGCCGCCAGCCCCAGTAGAGCCAGCCGACGAGGATCGGCACGAGCAGCCAGGGGAGGATGCGGGTCTCCCGGAGCGTCGGGAAGAGGTAGAGCAGGAGCAGGACGACCAGGGTCGTGCCGAAGCCGATCTGGAGGTCCCTCCGGCTCCAGAGCGGCCGGAAGCCGGAGCGGCGGCGGAGCCGGCTCCATCGCTTCTCGATCGGCTCGCCCGTGGAGGCGTCGTAGAGGGCCGCCAGGAGCAGCAGGTCTCGCCTCTGGTCGAGGCCCAGCGTGGCCAGGTCGATCTTCTCGCTCGTCAAGAGGTCCACGAGCTGGGTGACGCCCAGCGAGAGGATCGCGTCCATGTGGTCCTGGAGCTGCCAGCGCTTCAGGACCTCGCCGGTGTCGCCGGCGCGGACGGCCTGCCGGTAGTGGTCGAGGTAGGGGTTGAAGTCGTCGTAGGAGATGACGAACACCCGCTCGCCGGGGTTCGCCTGGTTGTAGGCCTCGATCTCGGACATCGCCTGGAGCCGGAGGGCGGTCTTGCCGCTCCCCTTCTCGCCGAAGACGAGCGCCGTGGAGGGGTCCGCCGGACTGCCGAAGAACTTGTTCCAGGCCGGGTGGTGGATCGTGTCCATGCACCGCCGCTTGAACACCGTATCGGTCTGGGCATCCTCCTCGCTGAACGGGTTGCCCTTGATTCCGTGATGCCTGAGGAACTGTTCCGTCTTCATCCCTGGCGAGGCCTTTCCGGTAGGATGGCGAAGGTCCGATTCGCGGCCGTGTCCGCCGTGCCGGAGGGGGGCCTCCCTCGCCGCGATCGTGCCAAGATACCATGGGATCGTTTTATACGATTCGGCGGGATCCCGCAATCTCGAGCGGTTGACGCCCCGGACGGCCGGCCCGTACCATGCATCGGGCCAGGCACCACGACGATTCGCCCCGACTCCCGGAGAGGACGCCGCAATGCGCCCGTTGCGACCTGGCCCGCCGATCTACCTGCTCCTTGGTGCAGCCCTCGCCGGCTGCTCCGCGCCGGCCACCGACGCCGGCGCGAGAGACG from Aquisphaera giovannonii includes these protein-coding regions:
- the rsgA gene encoding ribosome small subunit-dependent GTPase A, producing the protein MAKKKKVRVALKKNRQKRTRANDLTRTYEGGPAGPGPEAAPGPDEAATQERVRAKGDLSRYRTILTEEADDPGRAKAGGAAEGAASLRAVDESTSLRGRVVRVHGLVSIVEADGGGTFPCHVRRLLKSLAIDGRNVVAVGDRVWFRPAGRPGEDGLIEKVEPRGGVINRGYRNRRHVIAANVDTVLIVASMAEPPLKLGLVDRYLVAAETGGVRPVIVLNKADLVDLAPFQWIVGLYTQLGYETILTSALGRGIDRLRELMASGVTAVSGQSGVGKSSLLNAIQPGLNLKVREVSDWTSKGKHTTTAAELIRLEAGGYVMDTPGLRQFELWGAPPAELEGHFVEFRPYIPLCRFPDCTHTHEGRCAVKDAVHWGQIHLGRYESYRRLFEQRPLDVE
- a CDS encoding Hsp20/alpha crystallin family protein; this translates as MSLWADEEDLYIEVDTPGVEEKDVELTVHGDVLTIKAGRAEPEGRKYLFNGRAFGRFERTLRLPEAVDSEKVDATLSGGVLRLTLPRKAEARPRKITLKGS
- a CDS encoding WD40 repeat domain-containing protein, which codes for MYRRVAEDAVTDDVLAPERSRVRSGKVRFSILSRELSALIVLAAVLGAGVIWGGQGGQKDVEASRGFPAHETLLESMIFTSDGQSLASCGWDKQVKIWDLRSKQPPWRRELFAIKQDWHVFDVTMTPDDSLLASGGAGGLSVWEADGEGGWTQVGEERGVSRRCVAASPDGRTLASGGGDGSVRLWDVETRKEVPLASKIPDEPRAIAFSSDNRMLAVATFGGAFRMWDLKAEGGPRPVPLDLDSVQSFAFPPGGRLVALARSGDKARGIVVFDYVSGSEVLRLSDNSTGTSAMAVSADGKTLAAADRERTVRLWDLATGLLKQTFRNEGGWIQTVCFSRDGRQLAFGGKSGYLYLRTVDAEGRFVETTPPSQPARDGMS
- a CDS encoding metallophosphoesterase family protein, with product MKILAISDLHGELSQAREALGAVRPDVVLSCGDWGDPGEIDEADFGPFLDRGPLLTTFGNHDPRDLLAALRNRDGSPVLIGQGEIREIGGLRVAAIGGIWAKSHSKPYYVTDEDVAGWSKEVAARGPIDVLLTHGCPIGMADRTPSGRRGGQRCFAEAFRTIAPRLHLCGHLHVAQGHTTRDGRMVINVGATPEGSIAILDFDPATGALAGRLARVGEEAGPG
- a CDS encoding ACT domain-containing protein; this translates as MMEIVHEVTARLENKPGRLAKICSALAQEKVDIRAIAVMESDGPSVLRFVTSDLEETRKTLTSLGVEHSIVEVLAVQIEGRPGALSKVLERLAEEHINIDYAYASSAGGGNKALGIFHTNNTKRALQVLAEAAPSADKSAGRRPLHSR